Part of the Deinococcus budaensis genome is shown below.
CGCCGACCTCGCCGCCCGCTATACCCTCAACCCCTTCCGGGAGATCGAGACGGTTCGCAGTGCGGACGGGTCGGTGAAGTACCTCTTTACCCTGCAAGACGGGCGCCAGATGGAAGCGGTCTATATGCCGTACCTCGACCGCAAGACGATCTGCGTGTCCACGATGGTGGGCTGCCCGGCCCGCTGCGCCTTTTGCGCGACCGGGGCGATGGGCTTCGGGCGCAACCTGACCCCCGGCGAGATCGTGGGGCAGGTGCTGGCGGTGGCGGGGGGCGAGGGGATCAGCCCACGCGAGATTCGCAATTTGGTCTTTATGGGCATGGGCGAGGCGATGCTGAATTACGCGCCCACCATGGCGGCCGCGCGCCTGCTGCTGCACCCGCAGGCGCTGGGCATGAGCAAGCGCCGGGTCACCCTCTCGACGGTGGGGATCGCCAAGGGCATCCGGCAGCTGGCGGCGGAAGACGATCTGGGCATCAAGCTGGCGATCAGCCTGCACGCCCCCGACGAGGAAACGCGGCAGAGGATCATCCCGACGGGTGCGGCGAACTCCATCGAGGAGATCATGGCCGCTGCCCGCGACTATCAGGCGGTGACCGGGCGCCGGGTGACCCTGGAATACACCCTGCTGCGCGGCGTGAACGACCATCTCTGGCAGGCCGAGCTGTTGGCCGAGCGCCTGCGCGGGCTGGTGAGCCACGTCAACCTGATTCCGATGAATCCTTGGGACGGCTCGGGCTTCGAGTCGAGCACTGAGGAGCAGATTCAGGCCTTTTACGACACGCTGGAAGCGCGCGGGGTGGACGTGAGCGTGCGGCGCTCGCGCGGGAAGGACGCGGGCGCGGCCTGCGGACAGCTCGCCCTCAAACGGCCCGGAGCGGTCAGCGGCGTCCCGGCCTGACCCCGCCCGCCTGACCGCTGCCGGCGGCCTCACCCAGGTCTCCCCTGCCAGGGAGGCTTTTTTCTGGTCGTCCAGCTCCCTCGCTGGCCGCCCGGGGATGAGCCGGGTGAGGAAAAGTAAATCCATCCGCGTCACCCCGGCCGCTGCCGCGTGAGAGAATTACGGCGCCCAGCGCACCCACAACCGCGTAAGGGTTGAGAAAGAGCCTGCCGCCTACCCTTTTCACGTTCCCCCTCAGGAGGCCCCTGGTGACTCAACGTAACCTCAAGGTGCTGCTCGGCCTGTTGCTGGCCGCGGCGCCCGCCGCCTCGGCACAGACGCTGGTCGACACGTCCGCAGCGATCTCGATTCAGAACACGCTGGCCCAGCCGGGCACGGGCATCCCGGCCCGGCCCCCGCGCCTCACCCCGCCCGCCGCCCCGGAGGCGGCCCCAGCCTCCGCCGCCCCCGCTGCCGCCCCGGCGTCCGCGACTCCGGCGGCCAGCCTGCCCCCGGTCACGCCGCTGACCCCCGCGCAGCAGGGCGCGCTGCGGCAGGCCCAGGAGGCGCTGGGGGCCGGCAACCTTTCGCAGGCCCGCGCCCTGTTCGAGGGACTGGTCGCCCAGAACTACGCGCAGCCGGAACCGCACTTCGGGCTGGGGCTGACGCTGCTCGCGCAGGGGAACCTGCGGGGGGCGGCCTTCGAGTTCTCGCAGCTCGCCGCGCTGGCCCCCACCCGCTTCGAGGCGCCCTACAACCTGGGCGTGATTGCCGGGCGCGAGGGCCAGTACGCCGATGCGCTGAAGCTGTACGGTCAGGCAGCGGCGCTGGCGCGGGGACAGGCGGGACCCGCCACCGAGCGGCAGATTCTGGAGGCCCTGGCCGCCGAGCAGACCCGCGCGCGCGACTTTGCGGGCCTCAGCGCCACGCTGACCCAGGTCGTGGCGCTCGACCCAGGCGACCCGGACGCCGCCTTCCGGCTGGCGCAGGCCCAGGTGCTGGCGGGGCAGGGCGTCTCGGCGCTGCCGGGCGTGTACGCGGTGCTTCAGCGTCAGCCTGCCCGGGTAGACGCCGCGCTGCTGCTGGCCGACATCTACCTGGGCCAGCGGCTCCCCGACCGGGCGGTGCGTGAACTCGACGCCGCCGCCGGGCGGGTGAAGACCGGGGCCGACCGGGCCACGCTGCTGCTGCGGAAAGCGGACGTGCTGGCCGCGTCGGGCGACGCGCGTGCGGCGGTCCTGGCGGCCCAGAGCGCGGCGCAGCAAGACCCCCGCAACGCCGCCGCCTTCGCGCGGCTGGGCGAGTTGCGCGTGCTGCGGGGCGACCACCCCGGCGCGCTGAACGCCTACGGGCAGGCGGCGCGGCTCGCGCCCCGCGACGCGGGCTACCGGACCGCGCTGGCCGCCGTGCGCCTCACGCTGGGGCAGACGGCGCAGGCGGGCCGGGACGCCGCGCAGGCCCTGCGCCTGACGCCCGACCCCGCGACCCTGGCCCGCGCGCAGTTCGTGCAGGGGGTGGCGGCCTACCGCCAGGGCCAGTACCCGCAGGCCCGCGCCGCCCTGCGTTCCAGCGCGGCGGCCCGCCCCAGCGCCGAGACCTACCTGTGGCTGGGCCTGAGCGCCTACGCGATGAAGGACTACGCGGGCGCCGCCGGGGCGCTGGGCACCAGCGTCAAGCTCGACCCCACCCCCACCGCGCGCCAGAACCTCGCCTCGGCGCTGCTGGCCGCTGCCCGCTACCCCGAAGCCGAGGCCGTGCTGCGCGGGCTGGTCGGCGAGAATGCCAAAAACGGGGAAGCCTGGTACCTGCTGGGCCTGACCCAGCGCGCCCAGTCGCGTGAGGGAGAAGCCCGTCAGGCGCTGAAGACCGCCTCCAACCTGGGCCACAGCCGGGCCAAGGCGGCGTTGAAATGAGCCGCGCCCAGCCGCGTGCCCCCCGCTGGCCCGACCTATTGATCGGCCTGCTGGTGCTGCTGCTGCTGGCAGGCTTCGCGGCGCTCCTGCTGAGCCAGCGCCCCGATCCGGTGGCCCAGACGCCGCCCGTCACCGAGGCGCCCCCCACTGTCGTGATTCCCAGCGCGCCCGGCACCGACCTCGGCTCTGGGGAGGACCCTGCCGTGGCGCCTGCCCCGGCGCCCGAGAGCACCTCCTCGCCCGAGGCGGCCCAGGCCCCTGACCCCGAGACCGCGAGGCCCCCGGCCCAGACCCCGGATCCCGGGGCAGCGGCGCCCCAGTCCCCGACCGCAGAAGCTCCGGCGGCGCAAGCCCCAGAAGCGCGGACCCCAGCGGCGCAGGCCCCGGCAAGTCAGCCCCCGGCAGCCGAGCCGCCCAGGGCAGCGGCCCCGACCACGCAGGCTCCGGCCGCCACGCCCCAGGCCGAGACGCCGTCCCCGGCCCCCAGCACCCCGGCGCGGCCGAGTGCGGCCCCGGACGCGGCGGCCGTGGTGGCGGCCGACCCGATCCCGGCGGCGCCCCCCCCTCCGCCCGCCCCAGCGGTCACGCTGCCCCGGCCCCCGGCGGCGCCCCCCGGCGCGGCCCCGAACACGGCGGCGCCGGACCAGACCGCCCGCCCCGCCGCCCCGCCCCGCTCCGGTGGGGCCGTCGCCACCAGCGAGCAGCGCACGCCGCTGCGCAGCGACTACCGCATCAGCCTGGGCACCTTCGGCGGCGAGAGCGGGGCGCAGCAGGCCGCGCAGGGAGTGCGTTCGCTGGGCTACACCGTGTACACCATCGACCTGGGCGAGCAGGTCGTGGCGCAGATCGGCCCCTTTGCCGACGAGGCCACGGCCCGCCGGGCGCTGGCCGACATCCAGGGGGCCTACCCGCGCGCCGTGCTGTACCCGCCGCGTGGCCGCAACCTGACGGGCGGCGGCGTGAGCGAGAGCGCCGGCGCGGCCCCCCCAGCCGCCACCACCCCGCCGCCGCAAGCCGCGCCCGCCGAACCCGAAGCGCCCCCCGCCGCCGACCCTCCCGCCAGCACTCCCGAGCCGGAGGCGGCGACCGAGCGTGCCCCGGCCCCCAGCGGCCCGGTTTACCTGCAAGTCGGCGCCTTCGACCGCACGGAAAGCGCCCAGCGGCTGGTCGGCCTGCTGCGCGAGCAGGGGTACGCGCCCACCGTCAACGCCCCCGAGGGCCGCAAGGTGACCGTGTTGATCGGCCCCTTCACGGGAGACGCCCTGACGCGGGCCGAGGACAACCTCGACGCGGGCGGCTTCGACCACTTCCGGGTCCGGTGAGCGGCGATGACCGGCATTCCGACCGCCACCATCAGCCGTCTGGTGACCTACCTGCGCATTCTGGAGGGCCTGGAAGCGCAGGAGGTCAGCCGCACCAGCAGCAGCGACCTCGCCGAGCGGGCCGGGGTCACCGCCTTTCAGGTGCGCAAGGACCTCGCCTACTTCGGG
Proteins encoded:
- a CDS encoding SPOR domain-containing protein, with amino-acid sequence MSRAQPRAPRWPDLLIGLLVLLLLAGFAALLLSQRPDPVAQTPPVTEAPPTVVIPSAPGTDLGSGEDPAVAPAPAPESTSSPEAAQAPDPETARPPAQTPDPGAAAPQSPTAEAPAAQAPEARTPAAQAPASQPPAAEPPRAAAPTTQAPAATPQAETPSPAPSTPARPSAAPDAAAVVAADPIPAAPPPPPAPAVTLPRPPAAPPGAAPNTAAPDQTARPAAPPRSGGAVATSEQRTPLRSDYRISLGTFGGESGAQQAAQGVRSLGYTVYTIDLGEQVVAQIGPFADEATARRALADIQGAYPRAVLYPPRGRNLTGGGVSESAGAAPPAATTPPPQAAPAEPEAPPAADPPASTPEPEAATERAPAPSGPVYLQVGAFDRTESAQRLVGLLREQGYAPTVNAPEGRKVTVLIGPFTGDALTRAEDNLDAGGFDHFRVR
- the rlmN gene encoding 23S rRNA (adenine(2503)-C(2))-methyltransferase RlmN produces the protein MQLLLDLHPDEYPLEGFRRRQLLEWVFVQGVGTFGAMTTLPAEVRADLAARYTLNPFREIETVRSADGSVKYLFTLQDGRQMEAVYMPYLDRKTICVSTMVGCPARCAFCATGAMGFGRNLTPGEIVGQVLAVAGGEGISPREIRNLVFMGMGEAMLNYAPTMAAARLLLHPQALGMSKRRVTLSTVGIAKGIRQLAAEDDLGIKLAISLHAPDEETRQRIIPTGAANSIEEIMAAARDYQAVTGRRVTLEYTLLRGVNDHLWQAELLAERLRGLVSHVNLIPMNPWDGSGFESSTEEQIQAFYDTLEARGVDVSVRRSRGKDAGAACGQLALKRPGAVSGVPA
- a CDS encoding tetratricopeptide repeat protein: MTQRNLKVLLGLLLAAAPAASAQTLVDTSAAISIQNTLAQPGTGIPARPPRLTPPAAPEAAPASAAPAAAPASATPAASLPPVTPLTPAQQGALRQAQEALGAGNLSQARALFEGLVAQNYAQPEPHFGLGLTLLAQGNLRGAAFEFSQLAALAPTRFEAPYNLGVIAGREGQYADALKLYGQAAALARGQAGPATERQILEALAAEQTRARDFAGLSATLTQVVALDPGDPDAAFRLAQAQVLAGQGVSALPGVYAVLQRQPARVDAALLLADIYLGQRLPDRAVRELDAAAGRVKTGADRATLLLRKADVLAASGDARAAVLAAQSAAQQDPRNAAAFARLGELRVLRGDHPGALNAYGQAARLAPRDAGYRTALAAVRLTLGQTAQAGRDAAQALRLTPDPATLARAQFVQGVAAYRQGQYPQARAALRSSAAARPSAETYLWLGLSAYAMKDYAGAAGALGTSVKLDPTPTARQNLASALLAAARYPEAEAVLRGLVGENAKNGEAWYLLGLTQRAQSREGEARQALKTASNLGHSRAKAALK